A window of Actinomadura viridis genomic DNA:
CGTCCCCAGATCATGCGGCCGCCACTCGATCCGGCCGGCCACCCCGGCCTCCTCCGCGTGCCGCGCGGCCCGCTCCAGGGCGACCCGGGAGATGTCCACCCCGGTGACCCGCCAGCCGCGGCGCGCGAGCCAGACCGCGTCGGCCCCTTCACCGCTGCCCAGGTCCAGGGCCGTGCCCGGCTCCATCCCGGTGACCTCGCGGACCAGGATCATGTTGGGGTTCCCGCTCCACATCCGGTCGCTCTCCAGGTAGCGGGAGTCCCAGAACTCCCCGTCCCAGGCGTGCTCGTCGGCCATCGGTGTCACTCCTCCGTCGTGCTCGCGCGTCTCGCCGCGCTCGCCGCGTCTCTCCCGCCGATGTTGCGCGGTCGCCTCGCGCGGGGGCAAATTTCGTTGCCGACACCGCAAAAAGGTGCGGGAGGGAGGGGACGTCCGGGGTGCGAGCGTTCAGCCCGTCATGGTCGAGCCCGCGCCGTGCCCGTCCACGCTCACCAGCCGCCGCGAGAACAGCCACCGGTCCCCGCAGGGCACCAGGACGTCCCGGTAACGGCCCCAGTGGTCGGGGCCGCGGGCGTTCATCACCAGGAAATAGGCCGAGGTCCGGGCCAGCCGCGGCGTGACCTCCTCGAACCGCAGGTTCGTCACCATGTGCCGGATCACGCCGGGACGCCCGTCCGGCCCCGGCGCCGACCCGCGCCCGGCCGCCGCCGCCAGCAACGCCACGATCGCCTCCCGGCCCGAGCAGACCTCACCGCCCCTGATCTCCAGCACGCCGCCCTCGGTGAACGTCGCGGCCAGCTCCTCGGCCCTCCCGCGGTCACCGGCGTGGGTGTAGGCGGCCAGCGTGTCGCGGATCCGCTCACGCGCGACCAGTTCCCAGATCTCCAAGCGGCCCTCCAAGATCGGCGCCCCGGCGCGTGCCGCCTCCAGGGTGCACCCCGCCGCCGGTCCCCGTCGACAGGCCGCCGGACGGTCCGCGCCCTCGCCCCGCCCTATAGCCGATCACGGCCAAGCGATCACCAGACCTGGAGATTCGCGCCGGGGCACCCGGGAACGATGGTGACGCTATGTAGTTGAAGGGCCACACTTCACTGTCCGGAAGGAGAAGCGTCGTGTACGGCAGCGAGGCGCGCGGCCTGCTCCACCCGTTCCTGCTTCTCCTCATCTGCGAACGGCCCGGGCACGGGTACGAGCTGATCGACCGGCTGGCCTGCCTGGGCGTCCCGGACGTGGAACCGGGCCACGCCTACCGGGTGCTGCGCAACCTCGAACGCGAACGGCTCGTGGTGTCCACCTGGGTTCCGTCCGAGACCGGACCGGCCCGGCGGCGCTACGAGCTGACCCGCGAGGGCCTGGCCGACCTGGGCTCGTGGATGGCCCGGCTGGCGCGGCTGGGCGAGGTGCTCGACGCGTGCGTGACCCGCTGGGGCAAGGCGGCGGCCCGCGCCGCCGCCCGCGGCTCCGACGCCTCCGCGCCCGCCCCCCGGCCACCGGAAGGCCGGGTGCCCGGCGGGCGGCGCAGCTCCTCCGCCGTCACCTGACCCGAAAGGAGGACCGTCATGGCCACGGCACAACGGCCGCCCCTGGTACCGGCGGTGCGCGCCGCGTTCGAGCGCCGCACCGGTCCCGGGCGGGCCCTCGCCGACGACGCCGAACGCGTCGCGCGGGCCTGCCACGCCATGGCGGCGCGCTTCCACCAGGGCGGCAAGCTCATCGTGTTCGGCAACGGCGGCGCCGCGACCGACGCCCAGC
This region includes:
- a CDS encoding nuclear transport factor 2 family protein — encoded protein: MEIWELVARERIRDTLAAYTHAGDRGRAEELAATFTEGGVLEIRGGEVCSGREAIVALLAAAAGRGSAPGPDGRPGVIRHMVTNLRFEEVTPRLARTSAYFLVMNARGPDHWGRYRDVLVPCGDRWLFSRRLVSVDGHGAGSTMTG
- a CDS encoding PadR family transcriptional regulator → MYGSEARGLLHPFLLLLICERPGHGYELIDRLACLGVPDVEPGHAYRVLRNLERERLVVSTWVPSETGPARRRYELTREGLADLGSWMARLARLGEVLDACVTRWGKAAARAAARGSDASAPAPRPPEGRVPGGRRSSSAVT